A single window of Jiangella alkaliphila DNA harbors:
- a CDS encoding elongation factor G, whose product MRTLNLGILAHVDAGKTSLTERLLYAAGVIDEIGSVDAGSTQTDSLALERQRGITIKSAVVAFTVGDTAVNLIDTPGHPDFIAEVERVLSVLDGAVLVVSAVEGVQAQTRVLMRTLRRLRIPTLIFVNKLDRAGADLDAVVGQLRVRLTPRIVPLGAAVRPGGKDAAFRPFTAADDGFGARLVDVLADGDDALLADYVDDPAGVSHRRLLRSLARQSRRADVHPVFAGSAITGAGVEELTAGIVSLLPSTSDDGDGGAEGPPSGTVFKVERGPAGEKIAYVRMVAGTLRTRDRLVAGKVTALSVFDGGGARPGPEVTAGRIAKVWGLGAVRIGDTIGATAGTNGDAAAHHFAPPTLETVVVPRHVRERGALHAALAQLAEQDPLIDLRQDDLRQEVSVSLYGEVQKEVVQATLASEYGIDVDFRESTTICVERLLGSGEAIELITDDTNPFLAGVGLRVEPAPVRSGVTFRLAIELGSLPPAFLRAIEETVRETLHQGLAGWDVPDCRVTLTWSQYYPRQSHAHGTFDKSMSSTAGDFRLLTPLVLMTALTRAGTRVHEPIHRFELELPADTLGQVLPALARLRAVPGTPSPSPAAAGAYVLEGDLPAAHAHELQQQLPALTRGEGVLETRFDRYQPVAGPPPDRPRTDHDPLHRDEYLLHVVRRV is encoded by the coding sequence TTGCGTACGCTCAACTTGGGAATCCTCGCGCATGTCGACGCCGGTAAGACGAGTCTGACCGAGCGGCTGCTGTACGCGGCCGGGGTCATCGACGAGATAGGCAGCGTCGACGCCGGGAGCACACAGACCGACTCGCTCGCGCTCGAACGTCAGCGCGGCATCACCATCAAGTCCGCCGTCGTCGCCTTCACTGTCGGCGACACGGCCGTCAACCTCATCGACACCCCCGGCCACCCCGACTTCATCGCCGAGGTCGAGCGGGTGCTCAGCGTGCTCGACGGCGCCGTGCTGGTGGTGTCGGCGGTCGAGGGCGTGCAGGCGCAGACGCGGGTGCTGATGCGCACGCTGCGGCGCCTTCGCATCCCGACGCTGATCTTCGTCAACAAGCTGGACCGCGCCGGCGCCGACCTGGACGCCGTCGTCGGGCAGCTCCGGGTGCGGCTGACCCCGCGGATCGTCCCGCTGGGCGCGGCCGTGCGGCCGGGCGGCAAGGACGCCGCGTTCCGCCCGTTCACCGCCGCCGACGACGGGTTCGGCGCCCGGCTGGTGGACGTCCTGGCCGACGGCGACGACGCGCTGCTCGCCGACTACGTGGACGACCCGGCGGGCGTGTCGCACCGGCGGTTGCTGCGGTCGCTGGCCCGGCAGTCGCGGCGGGCCGACGTGCACCCGGTCTTCGCGGGCTCGGCCATCACCGGCGCGGGTGTGGAGGAGCTGACGGCGGGCATCGTGTCGCTGCTGCCCTCGACAAGCGACGACGGCGACGGCGGCGCGGAGGGGCCGCCGTCGGGCACCGTCTTCAAGGTCGAGCGCGGCCCGGCGGGGGAGAAGATCGCCTACGTCCGCATGGTTGCCGGCACGCTGCGGACGCGCGACCGGCTGGTGGCTGGGAAGGTCACCGCGCTCAGCGTCTTCGACGGCGGCGGCGCGCGGCCCGGGCCGGAGGTGACGGCTGGGCGGATCGCCAAGGTCTGGGGGCTGGGCGCGGTCCGCATCGGCGACACCATCGGAGCGACGGCCGGCACGAACGGCGACGCCGCGGCGCACCACTTCGCCCCGCCCACTCTCGAGACAGTCGTCGTCCCGCGGCACGTTCGGGAGAGGGGCGCGCTGCACGCGGCACTGGCCCAGCTGGCCGAGCAGGATCCGCTGATCGACCTGCGTCAGGACGACCTGCGGCAGGAGGTGTCGGTGTCGCTCTACGGCGAGGTGCAGAAGGAGGTCGTCCAGGCGACGCTGGCCAGCGAGTACGGCATCGACGTCGACTTCCGCGAGTCCACCACCATCTGCGTCGAGCGCCTCCTCGGCAGCGGCGAGGCGATCGAGCTGATCACGGACGACACCAACCCGTTCCTCGCCGGGGTCGGGCTCCGGGTCGAGCCGGCGCCGGTGAGGTCGGGCGTCACGTTCAGGCTGGCCATCGAGCTGGGGTCGCTGCCGCCGGCGTTCCTCCGGGCCATCGAGGAGACGGTGCGCGAGACCCTGCACCAGGGGCTGGCCGGGTGGGACGTGCCGGACTGCCGGGTGACGCTGACGTGGTCGCAGTACTACCCGCGGCAGAGCCACGCGCACGGTACGTTCGACAAGAGCATGTCCAGCACGGCCGGCGACTTCCGGCTGCTGACGCCGCTCGTGCTGATGACGGCGCTGACCAGGGCGGGCACCCGGGTGCACGAGCCGATCCACCGGTTCGAGCTGGAGCTGCCGGCCGACACGCTCGGGCAGGTGCTCCCGGCGCTGGCCCGGCTGCGGGCGGTACCTGGCACGCCCTCGCCGTCGCCGGCCGCCGCCGGCGCGTACGTCCTCGAGGGTGACCTCCCGGCGGCGCACGCGCACGAGCTGCAGCAGCAGCTACCGGCGCTGACCCGCGGCGAGGGCGTCCTGGAGACCCGGTTCGACCGGTACCAGCCGGTCGCGGGCCCGCCGCCGGACCGTCCGCGCACCGACCACGACCCGCTCCACCGCGACGAGTACCTGCTGCACGTCGTCCGCCGGGTATGA
- a CDS encoding exo-alpha-sialidase: MSWFRRTPGSSNGRWGLGALALALLAVGIVIGSALTPGSSGPASAAPPPLIDGAPGDEPSLSAGAMWYPWAPGPGELGANPQAFSIDHVVDGRTVKKVVASWNRNEDSPNAPLVNTRAVGEENGQVFVPYDALPQEYTMAATTRLRDGTVLTSNFVPRSLTPSTPNRFGIMMASSTDLAGSWTTWTAPLVENKWRLNWYRVHRDLIELADGTILMGAYGQGNIGGVTKEYSLVFESSDGGQTFRQRSAVNAGSQYGTNELGLSRTSDGRLIAVMRGAESVPRPPAMPLTVTFSDDDGLTWEPLQPYVPPEGFPNNGIMPKLVLQANGQLLMTYGRPDNNVVVSRDGTGQTWDAGEMIYSRHPGDDPLRRWQGSSGNMDLVALNNASSLAFGDTCHNIWFCREYGHDNKVWTRKVDAIAPGVGKLDLATKVEAGTAVLTGAVVPADARFAEQRIEGAVDGSSEYRSAARLTDAQTLTVELDRVYTLERIGLMLARGEENSARVQVSEDGRRWSRPVLDTGARTDYAMTYTDLEPVRARYVRINRGSGGAPLTAVTELELYAADLLTFENDAVSEVPRTLTDTRYAFVVNTIVDSYDHSATHMALVDADMGARAGATFPAPRPAASQHVSFGFEGYGYGSGALWDVLGTNADGEEVAAFRLHFAPDWTANKMKLRAWDGDSWVDVGSAGPVPANRTWMTVTIDSTGAETTVSLNGTVMGTTSLALADVEEFTGFRAETGLAPEDVGNMEHAYDDVLITPLD; encoded by the coding sequence ATGAGCTGGTTCCGCCGCACACCCGGGTCGTCGAACGGCCGCTGGGGCCTCGGGGCGCTCGCCCTGGCCCTGCTGGCCGTCGGGATCGTCATCGGATCGGCGCTCACCCCCGGCTCCTCCGGGCCCGCGTCGGCCGCGCCGCCGCCGCTGATCGACGGGGCGCCGGGCGACGAGCCGTCCTTGTCGGCCGGCGCCATGTGGTACCCGTGGGCCCCGGGCCCCGGCGAGCTCGGGGCCAACCCGCAGGCGTTCTCGATCGACCACGTCGTGGACGGCCGGACGGTCAAGAAGGTCGTCGCCTCGTGGAACCGTAACGAGGACAGCCCGAACGCCCCGCTGGTGAACACCCGCGCGGTCGGCGAGGAAAACGGCCAGGTCTTCGTGCCGTACGACGCGCTGCCGCAGGAGTACACCATGGCAGCGACGACCCGACTGCGCGACGGGACGGTGCTGACCAGCAACTTCGTGCCCAGGTCGCTCACGCCGTCGACGCCGAACCGCTTCGGCATCATGATGGCCAGCTCGACCGACCTGGCCGGCTCGTGGACCACCTGGACCGCGCCGCTGGTCGAGAACAAGTGGCGGTTGAACTGGTACCGCGTCCACCGCGACCTCATCGAGCTGGCCGACGGCACCATCCTCATGGGCGCCTACGGCCAGGGGAACATCGGCGGCGTCACCAAGGAGTACAGCCTCGTTTTTGAGTCCAGCGACGGCGGGCAGACGTTCCGGCAACGCTCGGCGGTGAACGCGGGATCGCAGTACGGCACCAACGAGCTGGGCCTTAGCCGCACCAGCGACGGCCGGCTCATCGCCGTCATGCGCGGCGCCGAGTCCGTGCCCCGGCCGCCGGCCATGCCGCTCACCGTCACCTTCTCCGACGACGACGGCCTGACCTGGGAGCCGCTGCAGCCGTACGTGCCGCCGGAGGGCTTCCCGAACAACGGCATCATGCCGAAGCTGGTGCTGCAGGCGAACGGGCAGCTGCTCATGACGTACGGCCGCCCGGACAACAACGTGGTGGTCTCGCGCGACGGCACCGGGCAGACCTGGGACGCGGGCGAGATGATCTACTCCCGCCACCCCGGTGACGACCCGCTGCGCCGCTGGCAGGGCAGCAGCGGCAACATGGATCTGGTCGCGCTGAACAACGCCTCGTCGCTGGCGTTCGGCGACACCTGCCACAACATCTGGTTCTGCCGCGAGTACGGCCACGACAACAAGGTCTGGACCCGGAAGGTCGACGCCATCGCGCCGGGCGTCGGCAAGCTCGACCTGGCCACCAAGGTCGAGGCCGGCACCGCGGTGCTCACGGGTGCGGTCGTCCCCGCCGACGCCCGGTTCGCCGAGCAGCGCATCGAGGGCGCCGTCGACGGCAGCTCCGAGTACCGCTCGGCCGCCCGGCTGACCGACGCGCAGACGCTGACCGTCGAGCTGGACCGGGTCTACACGCTGGAGCGCATCGGCCTGATGCTGGCCCGCGGCGAGGAGAACAGCGCCCGCGTCCAGGTCTCCGAGGACGGCCGGCGCTGGAGCCGTCCCGTCCTCGACACCGGCGCCCGCACCGACTACGCCATGACCTACACCGACCTCGAGCCCGTGCGGGCGCGGTATGTCCGGATCAACCGCGGCTCCGGCGGCGCGCCCCTCACCGCCGTCACCGAGCTGGAGCTGTACGCCGCCGACCTGCTGACCTTCGAGAACGACGCCGTCAGCGAGGTACCCCGGACACTGACCGACACCCGCTACGCGTTCGTCGTCAACACGATCGTCGACAGCTACGACCACTCCGCCACCCATATGGCGCTGGTCGACGCGGACATGGGCGCCCGCGCGGGTGCGACGTTCCCGGCGCCGCGCCCGGCGGCCAGCCAGCACGTCTCGTTCGGGTTCGAGGGCTACGGGTACGGCAGCGGCGCGCTCTGGGACGTCCTGGGCACGAACGCCGACGGCGAGGAGGTCGCGGCGTTCCGGCTGCACTTCGCGCCGGACTGGACGGCGAACAAGATGAAGCTCCGCGCGTGGGACGGCGACTCGTGGGTCGACGTCGGCTCCGCCGGCCCGGTGCCCGCGAACAGGACCTGGATGACCGTCACCATCGACAGCACCGGCGCGGAGACGACGGTGAGCCTCAACGGGACCGTCATGGGCACCACGTCGCTCGCGCTGGCCGACGTCGAGGAGTTCACCGGGTTCCGCGCCGAGACCGGCCTGGCCCCTGAGGACGTCGGCAACATGGAGCACGCCTACGACGATGTCCTGATCACGCCGTTGGACTGA
- a CDS encoding helix-turn-helix domain-containing protein codes for MAGQTYRERPPAARLAALVATTWVQRIPAGEPAYAQRHLPTGGVELRCRVGDVPRLAGTLTGPHVELLPPGTTVVGLRLRPGALAAILARPVADLTGQVIDAGEVWGTTMSVAAGERVAAATTDEAAVGALEALVAAAAARTGATAPEPLLAEAARRLLPWHAAEVRAVGADLFVSERGFRRHCLAGVGIGPKALQRVLRFQGFLAMTQAVASGADPSGDGLARLAVDAGYADQAHLTRECVRLTGVTPRVFLRGVEETCACGHDHSASFRPLLREAELAGSFKNAARGAPSLAS; via the coding sequence GTGGCCGGTCAGACGTACCGCGAGCGGCCCCCGGCGGCGCGGCTGGCCGCCCTCGTCGCCACGACGTGGGTGCAGCGCATCCCGGCGGGGGAGCCGGCCTATGCGCAGCGGCACCTGCCGACCGGCGGCGTCGAGCTGCGCTGCCGGGTAGGCGACGTCCCCAGGCTGGCGGGCACGCTCACCGGGCCGCACGTCGAACTGCTGCCGCCCGGCACCACCGTCGTCGGGCTGCGCCTGCGGCCCGGCGCGCTGGCCGCGATCCTGGCCCGGCCGGTCGCCGACCTCACCGGTCAAGTGATCGACGCCGGTGAGGTGTGGGGGACGACGATGTCGGTGGCGGCCGGCGAGCGGGTGGCCGCCGCGACGACGGACGAGGCCGCCGTCGGCGCGCTGGAGGCGCTGGTGGCGGCCGCCGCGGCACGGACCGGGGCGACGGCGCCCGAGCCGCTGCTCGCCGAGGCGGCCCGCCGCCTGCTGCCGTGGCACGCGGCCGAGGTGCGCGCCGTCGGGGCCGACCTGTTCGTGTCCGAGCGCGGCTTCCGGCGGCACTGCCTGGCCGGCGTCGGCATCGGGCCGAAGGCGCTGCAGCGCGTCCTGCGCTTCCAGGGCTTCCTCGCGATGACGCAGGCGGTGGCGTCGGGCGCCGACCCGTCCGGCGACGGCCTGGCCCGGCTCGCCGTCGACGCGGGCTACGCCGACCAGGCGCACCTGACCCGCGAGTGCGTCCGGCTGACCGGCGTGACGCCGCGGGTCTTCCTGCGCGGCGTCGAGGAGACGTGCGCGTGCGGACACGACCACTCCGCGTCGTTCCGGCCGCTGCTGCGCGAGGCGGAGCTGGCCGGTTCGTTCAAGAACGCCGCCCGCGGCGCTCCTAGCCTCGCCTCATGA
- a CDS encoding TIGR03618 family F420-dependent PPOX class oxidoreductase, giving the protein MSELTDEARRLLSGGHPAHVATLLPDGAPHSVPMWVGLDGDRVTILTSENTRKARNLENDPRVAISVTDRANELTSVLVSGRMVEKIEGDPAWEIIDRMSDAYIGMPYAPRVDRVVYAIEPEQVRVVVIG; this is encoded by the coding sequence ATGAGCGAACTCACCGACGAGGCCCGCCGGCTCCTGAGCGGCGGCCACCCCGCACACGTCGCGACCCTGCTGCCTGACGGCGCCCCGCACTCCGTGCCCATGTGGGTCGGGCTGGACGGCGACCGCGTCACGATCCTGACCTCGGAGAACACCCGCAAGGCGCGCAACCTCGAGAACGACCCGCGGGTCGCGATCTCGGTGACCGACCGCGCCAACGAGCTCACGTCCGTGCTGGTCAGCGGCCGGATGGTGGAGAAGATCGAGGGCGACCCGGCGTGGGAGATCATCGACCGGATGTCCGACGCGTACATCGGCATGCCGTACGCCCCGCGCGTCGACCGGGTCGTCTACGCCATCGAGCCCGAGCAGGTCCGGGTGGTGGTGATCGGATGA
- a CDS encoding dihydrofolate reductase family protein, whose product MSVVSGLAVSVDGYVTGPDPSPDQALGRGGQRLFDWYFDGDVPSQVFEGFRLSEPSQRFFDALAGRLGAVICGRTTYDHSSGFGGGSPHPSAPLVVLTHRPVPEASEHQTVAHGIEEAIARAAELAGDRDIGLMGTGVTAAALEAGLLDEITLHQVPVLLGGGTPYFHALPAARSLERVGVVEAPGVTHLTFRVVS is encoded by the coding sequence ATGAGCGTCGTCAGCGGCCTGGCCGTGTCCGTCGACGGCTACGTCACCGGCCCGGACCCGAGCCCGGACCAGGCCCTCGGCCGCGGCGGGCAGCGGCTGTTCGACTGGTACTTCGACGGCGACGTGCCCAGCCAGGTCTTCGAGGGGTTCCGGCTGTCCGAGCCGAGCCAGCGGTTCTTCGACGCGCTCGCCGGGCGGCTCGGCGCGGTGATCTGCGGCCGCACGACCTACGACCACTCCAGCGGCTTCGGCGGCGGCAGCCCGCACCCGTCCGCTCCGCTGGTCGTGCTCACCCACCGCCCGGTGCCCGAGGCGTCCGAACACCAGACCGTCGCCCACGGGATCGAGGAGGCGATCGCCCGCGCAGCGGAGCTGGCGGGCGACCGCGACATCGGCCTCATGGGCACCGGCGTGACAGCGGCCGCGCTGGAGGCGGGGCTGCTCGACGAGATCACGCTGCACCAGGTGCCGGTCCTGCTCGGCGGCGGCACCCCGTACTTCCACGCGCTGCCGGCCGCACGGTCGCTGGAGCGGGTCGGCGTGGTCGAGGCACCCGGCGTCACCCACCTGACCTTCCGGGTGGTCAGCTGA
- a CDS encoding hydroxyacid dehydrogenase encodes MTSERPSAMLVMSDTAYRDLFDDELRERLEALADVVLPDPVASLDGPVVRAALGRADVLVTSWGCPPLDADVLADAPRLRAVLHAAGSVKHHVTDACWERGLTVATAAAANAVPVAEYTLAAILAAGKRVAEFAAGYRAHPGDWNWRDTVGAASNYRRVVGVVGFSRIGRRVVELLRPFDLTVLVADPYADPVAVAAAGAEPVELNDLLGRSDVVTLHAPSLPETRHLIDARRCALMRDGATLINTARGALVDHAALTAECERGRLSAVLDVTEPEPLRPDSPLYRLPNVVLTPHIAGAMGTECRRLAALALDELARFAAGEPLRHEVRRADLAMQA; translated from the coding sequence ATGACGTCCGAGCGGCCCAGCGCCATGCTGGTCATGTCCGACACCGCGTACCGCGATCTGTTCGACGACGAGCTGCGTGAGCGGCTCGAGGCGCTGGCCGATGTCGTCCTGCCCGACCCGGTCGCGTCGCTCGACGGCCCGGTGGTCCGGGCGGCGCTCGGCCGGGCAGATGTGCTGGTGACGTCGTGGGGCTGCCCGCCGCTCGACGCGGACGTGCTGGCCGACGCGCCGCGGCTGCGGGCCGTCCTGCACGCCGCCGGCTCGGTCAAGCACCACGTCACCGACGCCTGCTGGGAGCGCGGACTGACGGTGGCGACGGCCGCCGCCGCGAACGCGGTCCCGGTGGCCGAGTACACGCTGGCCGCGATCCTGGCCGCCGGGAAACGCGTCGCCGAGTTCGCCGCCGGGTACCGCGCGCACCCCGGCGACTGGAACTGGCGCGACACCGTCGGAGCCGCGTCGAACTACCGGCGGGTCGTCGGCGTCGTGGGCTTCTCCCGCATCGGCCGCCGGGTCGTCGAGCTGCTCCGGCCGTTCGACCTGACGGTGCTGGTGGCCGACCCGTACGCCGACCCAGTGGCGGTCGCGGCCGCCGGCGCGGAGCCGGTCGAGCTGAACGATCTGCTGGGCCGCAGCGACGTCGTCACGCTGCACGCGCCGTCGCTGCCGGAGACCCGCCACCTCATCGACGCGCGTCGATGTGCGCTGATGAGGGACGGTGCGACGCTGATCAACACGGCTCGCGGCGCGCTGGTCGACCACGCCGCGCTGACGGCCGAGTGCGAGCGGGGCCGGCTGAGCGCCGTCCTCGACGTCACCGAGCCCGAGCCGCTGCGGCCGGACTCGCCGCTGTACCGGCTGCCCAACGTCGTGCTGACGCCGCATATCGCCGGCGCCATGGGCACCGAGTGCCGCCGGCTGGCGGCGCTGGCGCTGGACGAGCTGGCCCGGTTCGCGGCGGGGGAACCGCTGCGGCACGAGGTGCGGCGGGCCGACCTGGCGATGCAGGCATGA
- a CDS encoding sugar phosphate isomerase/epimerase family protein, translating into MSVRTGLVSITFRQLGVDEVLGVMRRAELGAVEWGGDVHVPAGDVAAATRTAKASADQGVKVVAYGSYYRAGDHDPGDFDDVLRTAVALGAPRIRVWAGSAGSADATPERRDRVTADLRRISELAARDGVEIAVEHHPGTLTDTLESALGLNAAVDHPGLRPYWQPRLGLGPAEALDEATALLPGLVTVHVFTWTADGARLPLAEGAPLWAPVLGALRERDDAERYALLEFVPDDDPEALVRDAVTLREWLGSG; encoded by the coding sequence ATGAGCGTGCGGACCGGGCTGGTGTCGATCACCTTCCGGCAGCTGGGGGTCGACGAGGTGCTAGGCGTCATGCGCCGCGCGGAGCTGGGCGCGGTCGAGTGGGGCGGTGACGTCCACGTCCCGGCCGGCGACGTCGCGGCGGCGACGCGGACCGCGAAGGCGTCCGCCGACCAGGGCGTCAAGGTCGTCGCGTACGGCTCGTACTACCGGGCCGGCGACCACGACCCCGGCGACTTCGACGACGTGCTGCGGACGGCGGTCGCGCTGGGCGCGCCGCGGATCCGCGTCTGGGCCGGGTCGGCGGGCTCGGCCGACGCGACGCCGGAGCGGCGCGACCGCGTCACCGCCGATTTGCGCCGGATCAGCGAGCTGGCGGCCCGCGACGGCGTCGAGATCGCCGTCGAGCACCACCCGGGCACGCTCACCGACACGCTGGAGTCCGCGCTCGGCCTCAACGCCGCCGTGGACCACCCGGGGCTGCGCCCATACTGGCAGCCGCGGCTCGGCCTCGGCCCGGCGGAGGCGCTGGACGAGGCGACGGCGCTGCTGCCGGGGCTGGTCACGGTGCACGTGTTCACCTGGACCGCCGACGGCGCCCGGCTGCCGCTGGCCGAGGGCGCGCCTTTGTGGGCGCCGGTGCTCGGCGCCCTGCGCGAGCGCGACGACGCCGAGCGCTACGCGCTGCTGGAGTTCGTCCCCGACGATGACCCTGAGGCGCTGGTCCGCGACGCCGTCACGCTGCGGGAGTGGCTAGGGAGTGGCTGA